The window TAAATTTTTAGCGACAACCAACAATCCACTTGTATCTTTATCAATACGATGAACCAAACCAGCACGCGCTAGCTCAGCAAGTTTCGGTTCATGGTAAAGCAATGCATTGACTAATGTACCTGTAGGATTACCTGCACCTGGATGAACGACCATTCCCACATCTTTATTGATCACGATAATATCGTCATCTTCATAAACAATATTTAAAGGGATATTTTCAGGTTGACTCGAAGTTTGTGCCTCTAGCTCCACCTCAAGCGTCAGTAGCTCATTTCCTTCACAACGGTATTTAGGCTTTACAATATTACCATTTACCAACAGATGCCCATCTTTCAACCACTGCTTAAGTTTTTCACGTGAAAACTCACTCCACACCAATGCGGCCACCTGATCAATACGTTGACCTAAATAGTTTTCATCGAGTTGAACTTGCAACGATAAACGTGTTGCAGTTGAGTCAGAATTATGATTATCTGCATCGACAGAATCTTCGAGTAAGAAATCTGTTTCAGAGAAGTTTGAATTGGAAGATTGTGCTGAAGTCATTTGATGATCGGTACAAAAATGGTTTAATAGTACCATTGTAGCTCATTGCCCAGAATAACAGAGGAGTTTTTATGTCGCTACCACGTTATAAAATTACAGTGCTCGCACTTTCTTTAGGTGTAGCATCTGCATTTGTGGGCTGTAGCAGCAATCCGAGTAAGAAAGAAGTGGTTGATAAAGGACCACAATCAAGTGAACAAGTCTATTTTGAAAAAGCACTCAAATCTCTTGAACGTAATCAATATACAGATGCAGTAAAATCGTTAGAAGCTTTAGATACATACTTTCCAACAGGTCAGTATACACAACAAGCTCAACTTGAACTTCTCTATGCAAAATTCAAACAAAAAGATTATGAGGGGACCATTGCGCTTGCAGATCGATTCATTCGTCTAAATCCCCAGCATCCCAACGTCGACTACGCATACTATGTCCGTGGTGTTGCGAATATGGAAATGAACTACGATAGTTTAATTCGCTACACTTCATTAAAGCAGGCACATCGTGATGTAAGCTATATTAAAGTTGCTTATCAAAACTTCGTTGATTTAATCCGTCGTTTTCCAAGTAGCCAATATTCTGTCGATGCCGCACAACGTATGAAATATATTGGTCAAGAGCTTGCTGAAAACGAAATGAATGCAGCGCGTTTTAACATTCAACGTAAAGCATGGTTAGCAGCAGCTGAGCGCGCTCAATGGGTAGTAGAGCACTATCCACAGACGCCTCAAACTCCTGAAGCGTTGGCGACTTTAGCATATTGCTATCAACAACTCGGAGATAAAGCGACCTCTCAACAATATATCGAGATTCTCAAACTAAACTATCCAAACCTTGTCAAATCAAATGGTGAAGTCAATTTACGTGCAGCGCGTAAAGAAGGTAGTTGGGTTAACCGCGCAACCTTAGGTTTACTAGGTCGTGAGTCACAAAGTATTGATGTCGAAAATGATGAACCGCAAATCGAATCACCTCGCCGCAGTTTGACCAATCGTTTGAGTTTTGGATTATTTGATAAACCGGAAAGCGAACAAACCAGTGAAGAAGATGCAGCAAATTAATTTAT is drawn from Acinetobacter suaedae and contains these coding sequences:
- the rluD gene encoding 23S rRNA pseudouridine(1911/1915/1917) synthase RluD gives rise to the protein MTSAQSSNSNFSETDFLLEDSVDADNHNSDSTATRLSLQVQLDENYLGQRIDQVAALVWSEFSREKLKQWLKDGHLLVNGNIVKPKYRCEGNELLTLEVELEAQTSSQPENIPLNIVYEDDDIIVINKDVGMVVHPGAGNPTGTLVNALLYHEPKLAELARAGLVHRIDKDTSGLLVVAKNLEAQFSLSKQLAKKTVYRVYDLVVYGNIIAGGTIDEPIKRHPVDRVKMAILPGGRDAVTHYNVKERFRDFTRVQAQLETGRTHQIRVHFSYLGHGLVGDPVYVNRVRFPAGASAKLTDMLRSFKRQALHAAKLGLVHPRTGEEMMFEAPWPEDFTQLVEVLRTENEAY
- a CDS encoding outer membrane protein assembly factor BamD produces the protein MSLPRYKITVLALSLGVASAFVGCSSNPSKKEVVDKGPQSSEQVYFEKALKSLERNQYTDAVKSLEALDTYFPTGQYTQQAQLELLYAKFKQKDYEGTIALADRFIRLNPQHPNVDYAYYVRGVANMEMNYDSLIRYTSLKQAHRDVSYIKVAYQNFVDLIRRFPSSQYSVDAAQRMKYIGQELAENEMNAARFNIQRKAWLAAAERAQWVVEHYPQTPQTPEALATLAYCYQQLGDKATSQQYIEILKLNYPNLVKSNGEVNLRAARKEGSWVNRATLGLLGRESQSIDVENDEPQIESPRRSLTNRLSFGLFDKPESEQTSEEDAAN